A portion of the Enterobacter sp. SA187 genome contains these proteins:
- a CDS encoding CynX/NimT family MFS transporter, whose translation MTTAISLRTRQGLLLFTGILLIATTLRVTFTGAAPLLGAIRDDYGLTTAQTGLLTTLPLLAFALVSPLAAGIARRLGMERSLLVAMVLICAGIAVRSLPSAALLFTGTAVIGCGIALGNVLLPGIIKRDFAGQVAKMTGAYSLTMGAAAALGSALVVPIALHGFGWRGALLALMAFPLLALALWLPQLRASAPAALSSTPGLHDRGIWRSRLAWQVTLFLGINSLIYYVIIGWLPAILISHGYSEAQAGSLHGLLQLATAAPGILIPLVLHRLRDQRGIAAIVSLLCAFSAVGLWLFPAQAVLWTVIFGFGSGATMILGLTFIGLRASSAHQAAALSGMAQSVGYLLAACGPPLMGKIHDASGDWHIPLLACALLAVAMAVFGAFAGQDREINAG comes from the coding sequence ATGACTACCGCTATTTCACTTCGCACAAGGCAGGGATTGCTGCTGTTTACCGGGATCCTGTTGATTGCCACCACGTTACGCGTCACTTTCACCGGCGCGGCCCCGTTGCTGGGGGCTATTCGTGACGACTACGGCCTCACCACCGCGCAGACCGGCCTGCTCACGACGCTGCCGCTGCTGGCCTTTGCGCTGGTGTCCCCGCTGGCGGCGGGCATCGCGCGCCGTCTGGGCATGGAGCGCAGTCTGCTGGTGGCGATGGTATTGATTTGCGCCGGTATCGCCGTGCGCTCCCTGCCCTCGGCGGCGCTGCTGTTTACCGGCACGGCGGTGATCGGCTGCGGCATTGCGCTGGGTAACGTGCTGCTGCCGGGGATCATCAAACGTGATTTCGCCGGTCAGGTGGCGAAAATGACCGGCGCCTATTCCCTGACCATGGGCGCGGCGGCGGCGCTCGGCTCGGCGCTGGTGGTGCCCATTGCACTGCACGGTTTCGGCTGGCGCGGCGCACTGCTGGCACTGATGGCGTTTCCGCTGCTCGCCCTTGCCCTGTGGTTGCCGCAGTTGCGCGCCAGCGCGCCTGCCGCACTCAGCAGCACGCCCGGCCTGCACGATCGCGGTATCTGGCGCTCGCGCCTTGCCTGGCAGGTCACGCTGTTCCTCGGCATTAACTCGCTGATTTATTATGTGATTATCGGCTGGCTGCCTGCGATTTTGATCAGCCACGGCTACAGCGAGGCGCAGGCGGGATCGCTGCATGGTCTGTTGCAACTGGCGACCGCCGCGCCGGGTATTCTGATCCCGCTGGTGCTGCATCGTCTGCGCGATCAACGCGGCATCGCCGCTATCGTCTCGCTGCTGTGCGCCTTCAGCGCCGTCGGGCTGTGGCTGTTCCCGGCGCAGGCGGTGCTGTGGACGGTGATCTTTGGGTTCGGATCCGGCGCAACCATGATCCTCGGCCTGACGTTTATCGGCCTTCGCGCCAGTTCAGCGCACCAGGCGGCGGCTTTATCCGGTATGGCGCAATCGGTAGGTTATCTGCTGGCCGCCTGCGGGCCGCCGCTGATGGGGAAAATTCATGATGCCAGCGGCGACTGGCATATTCCGCTGCTCGCCTGTGCGCTGTTAGCGGTGGCGATGGCGGTATTCGGCGCTTTTGCCGGACAGGATCGCGAGATCAACGCTGGCTGA
- a CDS encoding CTP synthase C-terminal region-related (seleno)protein, with amino-acid sequence MDHLPVKETLRIALVGDYNQDVIAHRAIPLAIDDAAAVQNITADYDWLATTDITSAEDLVGYDAIWVVPASPYKNPEGAFIAIRYARENSIPFLGTCGGFQHAMIEYARNVLGWGDTAHAETDTEGRMVISALQCSLVEETGVIELRPNTLIGKAYGRDSIEEGYHCRFGISPEFADALSSSDFRVTGWDEEGEIRAVELISHPFFVATLFQHERGALAGRPVPLVHAMLRAASN; translated from the coding sequence TGTCAAAGAAACCCTGCGTATCGCTCTCGTCGGTGATTACAATCAGGACGTTATTGCCCACCGGGCTATTCCGCTGGCGATTGATGATGCCGCCGCCGTACAAAACATCACTGCTGATTATGACTGGCTGGCCACGACCGACATCACCAGCGCCGAGGACTTGGTTGGCTACGATGCCATCTGGGTGGTGCCCGCCAGCCCTTATAAAAATCCTGAAGGCGCATTTATCGCCATTCGCTACGCCCGTGAAAACAGCATCCCGTTCCTCGGCACCTGCGGCGGTTTTCAGCATGCGATGATCGAGTACGCGCGTAATGTGCTGGGCTGGGGAGATACCGCGCACGCGGAAACCGACACCGAAGGCCGGATGGTGATATCCGCCTTACAGTGTTCACTGGTGGAAGAAACAGGGGTGATTGAACTGCGCCCGAACACGCTGATCGGCAAGGCCTATGGCCGCGACAGTATTGAAGAGGGCTATCACTGCCGCTTCGGGATCTCACCCGAATTTGCCGATGCCCTCAGCAGCAGCGATTTTCGCGTCACCGGCTGGGACGAAGAGGGCGAGATCCGCGCGGTGGAGCTGATCAGCCATCCGTTCTTCGTCGCCACCCTGTTCCAGCATGAACGCGGCGCGCTGGCCGGACGCCCGGTGCCGCTGGTGCACGCCATGCTGCGCGCGGCCAGCAACTAA
- a CDS encoding ABC transporter substrate-binding protein, which yields MATFAQTKKTVALTALALLTTLSFAAHADKLADIKAAGVVKVATFDANPPFGAIDAKTHDIVGYDVDFAKALAKSLGVKLELVATNPANRIPLLQSGKVDLIVADITITPERAQVIDFSTPYFVTGQQFLVPADGKDSLDAYSKARIGAVKGTTGEQALHQRFPQSRVLAYDDIPLALTALRNGNVQAITQDSTILAGLLAEAPDKAKFKILPDLLSKEEIGVGVSKGETALLKAVNDELVKLEQSGDAAKIYDAWFGPQTKTPQPRSFKIEAK from the coding sequence ATGGCAACTTTCGCACAGACCAAAAAAACCGTCGCGCTGACTGCGCTGGCGCTGCTGACCACGCTCTCCTTTGCGGCGCATGCCGATAAACTGGCCGACATCAAAGCCGCGGGCGTTGTTAAAGTCGCCACTTTTGATGCCAACCCGCCGTTTGGCGCCATCGATGCAAAAACCCACGACATCGTGGGCTACGACGTGGATTTCGCCAAAGCGCTTGCTAAAAGCCTCGGCGTGAAGCTGGAGCTGGTGGCGACAAACCCCGCCAACCGTATTCCGCTGTTGCAGTCCGGGAAAGTGGATCTGATTGTCGCTGACATCACCATCACGCCGGAGCGCGCGCAGGTGATCGATTTCTCCACGCCCTATTTTGTGACCGGACAGCAATTCCTCGTCCCCGCTGACGGCAAAGATTCGCTGGATGCCTACAGCAAAGCCCGTATCGGCGCGGTGAAAGGCACCACCGGCGAGCAGGCGCTGCACCAGCGTTTCCCGCAATCCCGCGTGCTGGCCTATGACGATATCCCGCTGGCGCTGACCGCACTGCGTAACGGCAATGTGCAGGCGATCACCCAGGATAGCACCATTCTTGCCGGTCTGCTGGCGGAAGCGCCGGACAAAGCGAAGTTTAAAATCCTGCCGGATCTACTGTCGAAAGAAGAAATCGGCGTTGGCGTCAGCAAAGGCGAAACCGCGCTGCTGAAGGCGGTGAATGACGAACTGGTGAAGCTTGAGCAGAGCGGCGATGCCGCGAAAATCTACGACGCCTGGTTTGGCCCGCAAACCAAAACCCCGCAGCCGCGCAGCTTTAAAATAGAAGCGAAGTAA